Within Lolium rigidum isolate FL_2022 chromosome 5, APGP_CSIRO_Lrig_0.1, whole genome shotgun sequence, the genomic segment acaattgagtggatacaccacaaagatgcctcaCAAGACTTTTAGAAAAGTAtaaaccataagttagaaccagaccaatattctaaccatcaatccaatggttggaagaaaaggagttcaataccataagaaaactctaaggggtagagtaaacattgagttggaAGTACaaaaactcaatattttgagcaagatagatgatgaaggtctgaactaagaggaagtttgatcttattttcataagattatcgaacactactttcagaaggatgtcagaccagaagccgaggttcatacctcgaggaagaaagaagtggactataacttgagaaagtgagtagtatttactcagatgtatgaaagctcaagtaagtcaaacatAAATAAGTTGGacaaaggaaataccgtagacaaAATACAGCTCGAGAAGGCTAATGACTGAAGGATATTGACTTTACCAAAGCTAAAGTCcattagaatgattcctttcatggaacctaaagaacacaaaatagttataggtatcaactataaaccatgattggatggactaaatgagtctaatccattcttagaggaataaaccatcatgatcatttccatgtttagtaccttaccaagtaccattattgcacttttggtagtaagggaaaacaaatacctatttatcaattaggagtttattatcaaattagtcttcagttaagactagcagcaccagaagaagtcccatcattgaatcttcaatgagaaaggaaacaagattataatattgaaagtaatcatggaattgaagtaagaagccatggctcagagacaaaacctaatggattccaggaagaatctggacaaggaatatattcaattatatctagtgagatcaccacggagttcgagagaagccgtagtctgcacaagtcagatccacattccgaaacgtgagagagatcaaacttcgaggacgaagtttagtttaaggggtagagactgtaatatcccaggtattggggttacaaaaatagaggaaacgagatgtgtgcattgcattcatgcatagaaaatccggggaattttcgcgcttttgtttaaaactatcaaagtgatcgaggtttctcttgcatcggtggaattgaattaggtcatcgatgtgagtgcgagaaatttcgacatgacctctgtAAAGGCATGTGATTTGGGGGGgaatgatttgaattcaaattcaaatatgaaagataGAAACTCAAATAAGAATTtcaattggaatttgaattctaaacctTTATGCCACATAATATAATCAAAACAAAATATAAACCCTAAAATAGATACTTAACACTTGAATACATTTATAGTCATGCAATATTTACAAGACAAGCAATTCGAGTAATAAAGTTATCATACGAGAAAACAAAACAGTTCTTTATTGATATTAACACAATTATACAATGTCTTCACATGATTGAGGAATTAAAAGAATATTACAAAAGAATGGAAATAAAAACCCTACAGTAATTCCTAACTATTTCTTCATCTTCTATTTTCTTCTTCTGTTCTTAACTTGAATtcctgcaaaaataaaataactaaAAAAAGGAATTTTGGTTAGTGATTACTCTCAGGTTTTGGCATAGTGTTGCTATGCTGAACTCATCATTGAGTAGTTAATTTAGAGGCCAAATCTGTAGTATTTGTTCTTATCAACAAAGCTTGGCCTCAGGCTCATGCATCATGGGCAGGGTCAAGTTAACACTTGGCAACGTCAAAACCAAAATACAACTAAGGATAATACCAAGCCAACTGAGCTGATCCATAGATAGAAATATCTTCACATGGAAACTTGAACCAGGAGGGTCTCACATGTAAGCAgctgcaagcagctcacacacacatgcaatctGGTGTGCTGTCaacacacaacaacaacaacaacaagtagaTAAAAGAAGCAAACCAGCCGTAGCTGTGCTGCTTGAAACCCTTCACAGAGTTCTCCACAACAAACCGCACCATATCCACCCAAGAACACCATCAGTTCATCCACAGTTCTTCACCAAAAATTACACAACCATTATGTTTAGATAGATATAGTTCTGGTCAAGACAACAGCAAGGAAGAGGAGGACTTCCAGAAGGGAAGCAAGATCAACTTGAGTAGATCAAGAACTGggaagaggaacatgccaacaaccacAAGTAACAGCTGATCAAGATTCACCATCAGAACAACTTCACCACAAGTCAGTCCACTCTGCTACGACGAGTTAATCTTCTCGGTTTAGTTCAAATAATTTTTGGTGGGGAACACTCTCAGATTTGCATACAAATGGTATGCTAATCTCATCACAGAGAAGAAAAGCCAACAAATCCAAATACCCTTCCACTAGATCTTGACTAGGAGGATAGAAGGATTATTTTCTCTCAGaatggcatagaagtgctatgccagCCTCATCACTGAGAAATAAAAAGGCACCAGTAGTATCTGTTCTATTATCCAAcaatgcctcagcctttgcatcattggcaagaCCACAAGATCAAGCAAGCATCTGTTCTTATCGATAATAGCTCACAGAAAAATTGGTAGGAGAGATGATTCTCAGATtagcatagaagtgctatgctaGTTCATCATAGAATTAAACAAACCACAAGAAGTAGTATCTGTTCATATCATAGaatgtgcctcagcctttgcatcataggcCGGGCCAAAGAATCAAGccatatctgttcttatcagatTAATTATAAGCAAGCCATCAACATAACCACAAGATCTGatcatgtatgcacatgatctaGGTACTAGCAACAACAGCCTGGAATTGAAGCACAATTAAAACAGTAGCACCAAAGCACAAGCCAACCATCAGGTACATCACCAATCTGCTAGCAAATCTAAATGTCTCTCACATTCCCATATTCAGTAATAAGCTACACATGGGTATAGCTGAATTAATCCAGTTGATCGAACTATCTAGGTTCGGTTTCATCGATATTAAGTCACGACAGATCACACACATGTCAGGATAGTTAATCATCTCAACAGAGACACAATATCAAGTCTAGTACATATATATCAGTGAATCCAAAGCTTCACTAACCCAAGCAACACCCCACCTAGCACCATAAGCCTCACATGAGCTACCAGAACAAGAGCAACTACAAGTATGGGCTTAATCTAACGCCACCGGGGGTATTGCATTCTCAAGTAATAACCCTGCCACACACGGTTCGGTGATCATTTAGATCATACCTCACTTGTCCAAGCCATATATCAAAGAGAACAAGCTAGAGTAATTTTGCAATACATAGTCAGAGGCAGAGTGGAGAGGAGAGGGATTTTGCTTACAGTAATCAACGAGGAAGAAGTCGATGCCGTGGTTGCGCGCACAGCGCCGCTCCGCCGGCATCGAAGTCGAGGGCGAAGTTGTGGTCATAGCACCACATAGTACCACCAGTATATGGACGTCGGGGTTGCACACCAGTAGccgtcctgccggcgtcgagACCGTGGTCGACACAcgaccataaccatcaccaccatcagatCATGGCAAGCCAAAGAGGGGCACCGGGGTTGCAGACACTGCCGTCCGCCGGCGCCATGTAGAGCACGTCGGGGCGGTTCGAGCCACCTCGCCGGTGCCGGAGAGGATAGGGAGCAGCCGGGGACGCGAGTCGCTGGAGCTGCGCCGCGAGCACGAGCCCTATGGCTCAGGTTATGCGGGCGTTCGCTCGCAGGTGGCCGGAGATGGTCGAAGCAGCAGCCAGCGACGGTAGAACCGCCGGTAACCACTAGGGTTTCCGGGGTAGTGTGCGAGCGACCGAGGCAGGGGAAAACAAATCGAACAGGGGGGTCTCGTAGAGCTCGTACAGGCGAGCAAAAGCCCCATCACGTCGGCGCCGGAGAGGGTCAGCGGCGGCAAGAAGAAATCGGCGGCGCGGCAGAGCTCGGTGGTCGCGAGAAAGGTTGGTGGAGGGGTCGAGTGCGTGCGGGTGAAGAAGAGAGAAAGGAGTGAAGGGGAGAGTAGGGCTGGGTCGGGTTGACCCGACCAAGCCAGGCGctcgtgggccggcccattaggtcGGGTCCGGCTGGATCAAATGGGATCTGCCCATTTTTCTCCTTTTGGattatatatttttttagaaCCATTCTATGAATAAATAAAGTAATAAAAACAAATAAACGAATAAACAAGATAGTAACAACAAAtactttaaaaaaataaaacacaATAAAATAAAGTCTACTCTAAATTTTAGAAGGCCTATTCCTAGGTTTGATTCTATTAAGACAAAAGCCCTAAAAAGATATTTACCCCAATTATCTTAAGTAAGAAAAATtaaataataatctttaaatagatATCAAACCATATATAAAACTTATTTCTTATATTCAACTTCACTTAACAAGTCATCATCCTAAAATTGCATAGTAAATAAGAAACCTTAATTCCACCATGAACTAAACCCTCATTTCATATTTTTATATGAAACCTTAATTTCctttcaactctaaaaccctagaaacTTATAAGGTTAAATCATATGAGCTTAACCTTACTCATAGACTCATACTATGCAACAAAtaaatgcatgctcatgatctactaaaataGAACAAGCCAAATACACatgaacttatcatgtcatgtttcATTTCCAATAGACCTTATATGACCAAGAAGTACCACCTCTTAGTGAACCCTAAAATGGTActttcatgtcatcaccattaatcatcctatttaggaaccaaccattttaAAAATACTTAGAGAGTTCAAATGTAAACCCTAggtaacctcaaccttaattgtgatacttcttattacttaagaagtatgttcttcaaaagttattcttttgatgaaaataaggaatcatcatcaattctgcctaataggacctatagccaatacCTAGCtaccaccaacaagatgaaccaatcttgatagcaaccttgtatgataaTTGCTTAGAAGgtcaggcttaactcaaccttacaaactcttggtgttgatgaatccaactaggtggtaatccatctaatacttactccaagcaactacatgaaaccatagtcaaccatagaaccccaacctaattatcctacttgttctttattaaagaacatgttcttcaaaagttattcttttgaaatatattatTAGAATCATCAACcaagcactataggacttaaaattgacaactgctctttacttattatacaactactattcattGGTGtggatgattgttactatgcattttaccacttgcttatgattataaaacaacacaaacctgaataagaaccttgtttgtgaatctctctaaaagtgcaacacaccccgaactaatcattaccactcactaatcctaaatcatcggggttaggtcacgcttagagcgattgcatctcatacttatgcattattgcatccttgccaatcttttaaacatcgtccttaccggacgatgatgctatttcagaatttggaattactgcgtatcgaagaccttgtctgcataatcttgcgatcaagaaaggcaagttcatcacttgctcatgtcatttgagtatctttatcaaattacttgcaaagtactatgattatcactattgcataaaaaccaaaaccactactttcataactatgaatatgactatgtggtgggcaatggaaccatggattgtgttgatatggtggaggttccattgcaagggtttatatccatctaggattaaacaacaaatgtcgccagtgattcttgtgccgtaatacccgtgttaaccataagatccggagtgggacggaatagtcaattgtatttccacctcttgtacatcaacggatgcgctttaccgtagacccttgatccaagagaggacaagtggtacccttgatccaagagaggacaagtggtagggtgggggtcccgatgaagtccccacggtaattgcggtctatgatgggttgcagtgctgcggcgaaggagttcatggtagagactcgaactgttgtcgtggtcgggggccgtccttaattggtataagagcaccggcgaggacccggggtcggagtttgcatcaacgggtgggtgtatgaggtagcggaggaatatgattggctatgaccttataccgggcctcacaccaaaggaagtgtggacgagaactatagactcggttggcatcaaggttaagatctcttatgggtaaagcaacacacctctgcagagtgtaaagaaccgtgacctgtcactccctgttcgggatatggaactgcgaacgcggccggaaaggagctccatgaagttctagtaaaccggtgaaggctgacggacatagttcttctgaataaaagcaaccttttttaagaaatggttatgaaaacctgcatgggtattagactttttggtctaatgccgtagctagtgcattaaacacctctttcctataatgaacttgttgagtacgctcgtactcatcccactcttaaatcccctgcttagatatggagccatcaaaggaggatctaccgtgcaactcgaagaccgaggagtctacaaatacttcaaggggacaggaacctgccggaagagtcaaacaccacaactaccatggagaaaacctagattaagtagaagaagggaactagcttcctaaacctagctcctatttagatagaatctagtcatagcctctttagctagtcaaatactctataaatagagtacgtgataagattagatcacgagtcgttcttttggagtttatttgcagtttacctcattgtaaagtaggaggccgtgtggatcttttgtaaagagtccgggttgtaattctatagacatgccttggacccgcatatgtttctgttgtaccactctgagcgatataatacgagtggaacggtgtttcattggtgttatatcagacttgcatactacaccatgcagtggtatgccgggtcaccacacatatctagtgatacctcACCTTATTTAATACGTTGAtaccgggagtggtgttttggaacatgggagcatatgctccctctattttgaaatgcatcctacacatattttgaatttcaaaaaaattgaaacaaaaaatccgcatgtaaatcttctcgtgctacacgcttaaaaagttgtttcataaaaaatgacttatcatgtgacgtgtgtaaaaaagacaaaactcagtgctaaaaataatgcttttcataagataagttttctcttttttatatagaccataaaaaatattgatttttcgtgaaacttgacgaacgaacatatattacgaagatgtacatgtaaaaaaatttgttaaaaattttcgacatttcgaaatatgattttttggtagagggtgcatacgcacccgggagccgaattgaatttccgcccactctttaaattttaaattttaaagatcaaaatatttaaaaataaaattttaggtgttcacaagatgtgtgtctACATACCTTGTAACTTTCATAACCAAATTTAAAATACCCTATCATGGTGTATTTTAAATTTGGTTGTGAAAAATCTAGAGAATGTACATACACATCTTGTCAACAGCCACAAATTCGTTTCGAATTTTTTTACACTTACAATTTAAATTTTAtgaagtggtatcatggtatcttgtgatgtgtggtatcactagatattttccgAAAAAATAATGTTGGGTGGAATGGAAGCGCGAATGCAGGCCAATGGGAGGTGATATGCTTAAGAATTTGGAATGGGAAGGGGAAAAGGCTAAAAATTTCATGTGTCACTTAGAGCGGAAGATTCCTAGAAAAAAAATGATTGATGGCATTGTTGTATGTAGGAACAAAGTACTAGAGATCTTTTTGGCTCCTGGTTGCATATGCTTCTGAATTTGAAATAATTTTTGAACATAATTCAAAATGTCAAAAGAAAACCTGAATAAAATTTGACGCATCAATCTCGACATTCTATCTGCTCATAAAATTGTTTGGCAGAAAACCGATATATTTTGCGTTGTGTGTGTAAAAAGGACAATTTGGTGCTTAAAAAAATTCGAGAGACATTTCTTTATATTTGTTACACATGAAACAAAAAAATGTCAGTTTTCCGGATAACTGCATGGACAGAATGTCGAAATGTACACGCCAAATTTTTGTTcagaaatttttgaattttttaaaaaagaTCAGGTGGCAGGAGCCTATGCACCCAAGATCAAAAGTGAATTTTCACAAAGTACATATTTTAATAGTCAAGGCGCAGCAAAGTTCAAAAAAACCTATCATATTTGCAGGTTTTCAAACGAATAATCTGAATAACCTTAAGTCAACAGAATCGAACAGTGTATACGAATTCTGCTAGTATCTTGCTGCTTTTCATAAATCGTAAAGCATGAAAACAGCTTTTGAACTCCCTTAAACCGTAATCCTAGAAGCTTAAGTAGTTATGAGAAATATGAGTACTAAGTATAACTTACATTTTAAACACAGGACACAAAACGAAATTGGCACGCTGTAACAGAGAACAAGACTTCGTTTTATGTAAAAATTTAAAAGAATGCCCTGCTCTAAACCTTTACCAACTGATAGCTACAATTAGTTTGACATCTACTTGGAAAAAGAAAGCACGATCATAACAGGCTCTACCCTACAAACCTAGTCACAGATCAAAATCTGGCCGCATTCACAACGAATGTCAAGCTTATACAAAGTATATGTCAACTGACAAACAACACAGATGATACATCTTCATACTTGGAGCAGGCATCCAACTAAGGGCAACAGCTTCAGAGAGCTGCAGGCAGCTTACGCAGTGGAAGCGGCGGCGTACACCATGCCATTGGTATTGCCACCACGCCCTCTGCCCCGGGCTGGGCCTctcccacgaccacggccgcggcctgcAGCACAGACATGGATGCAGAAGTTCAAAGGTAGGTGTATACATACAACCAATTTCATAGAAGGAACAGATCAAAAAAAGTCATAGAAGGAAGCTGTGTGCCCCTACCTCCAGCAGGTGCAGGAGGTGCCTCATCGTAAAACCCTCCGTCTTGCTGATAATCAGGCTGGCCACCGTAGCCACCGTAGCCACCTCTCCTGCCACGGCCCCTGAAACCACGGCCACCACCTCGGGGTGGTGCTGGTGCATCGTCATAATACCCTCCATCTTGCTGATAATCCCGGTGGCCACCATAGCCACCTCTCCCTCCCTCTTGCTGATAATCAGGCTGGCCACCATAGCCGCCTCTCCTGCCACGGCCTCTGAAACCGCGGCCTCTACCACGTGCATAACCATTGCCTTCATAAGCTGGAGCATGGTCAGCATACCCATTGCCTGCATAAGCAGGCGCATGCtcaccctcccagccaccatcacCATACTCCACATATCCGTTTCCTGAAAATCAGTGTGTAAGGGACAGGGGTTGCACATTTTACATTAAAACAAGATTTACAAAGTAGTAGTTAGCCTCACCACGTGCACCTCTACCCCTTCCCATTCCCCTTCCACGACCTCGAccacgtcctcttcctcgtccagGCGGTGAGTGTACATCTACAAATACAGTGAAATATGAAACCATAAAGAATATTTTTAAAAAAGACACTAAAGCGAAACTAGCTATTACCTTCTTCATTATCATATTCAACAAATGGCTTCACCTTGTCTGCTGGAAGTGGAGATTGATACCTGCTCATATAATTTATTCAACCCATCATACACAAGAAAATATAACTATTGCTAATTTGCAATTTTACAAGTTCATGCAGCAAGCTAATATATTTTGATAGACCCAAGTCAAATGGCCCTGTCAAAGAACATTGCAATTAACTAGCAATCCTCCAGACAACTGAAGAGGGTAGCATAAAAGCTACCAAACAAGATTTTCTTCTTATCAGATATACAGTTAACAAAAAAAGCATCCATACCCGACAGAGGAAGTGTCCAGCTCCTTCTTTGAAAGAGTTATAGTAATCATAGACACATGCCTTGTTGTCTCAAGCCTGCAGAAAGAAAAGTTCAGATAGCATCAGAAGAGCAATTACATATTTCATCTAAAGTAAGAACCCATATTTCTAACATACTGATAGTAACAATCAACTACTAAAAAATATCTTAGCCTTCTATGCTAAGATCTTCTTAAAATGTCACTTACGGGAGTAGGCCTTCCTCCAGTGGCTCCCACGTATCAGTAATATCAGTAGATTCCGTGGCGGTGTTTTGATGGAGACCCACAATTCTCCTCTGTGCAACAGAAGAGCAACCACCAATTAGAACAAGTCAAACTTAAAATTTACAAGCAGAGTAGTAGGGGTGAGAAAGTACCTTGATCAATTCTGCAATCATGACAGTCTTGTTTATGGCCCTTCCCATTGCCTTGAATACAACTTCATCGCAACCTTTGTCCTTTTAagtatatatattgcaaagaatcAGCCACAGTACATTAATGTTAATTTCGATAGAAAATATAGCCATGTAAAATTTCGATGTGAAGTATTTTAGGATGCCGCTTGTACACGCTTAACTTTTACAGTAGAACTACCACTAGATGGATAGGCCCAAAGCATAGAGAACTGGTCAAGCAGTTATAAATCATCGTGCATCCTTGACAAAGGAAAAGTAGCAAAATAGGCCAAGGAGAGGACTATTGAACACCCGTAATGGAAGGTAGTGGGGCCTAAAATGAAACTCATAAAGCGCACCCCGCTGAAATCATTGGAACAATGATGTGACGCACATTCCATTACGGGTGAAACGTGGATGGGACATACAGTCACAATCAATTAGGCAACAGATGAAGGAATAGTGTGCCACGTACTAAACCCACCAACTAAAGTGATTGGACATGCAAAAGGGGAGACTAGACAAGTATCGGTCGAAGTTtgaagtcaaaaaaaaaaactatggaaGAGTACACCATTTGTTCGCCACAATGCATTTTATCTAGAACATAAGCCTAACCTGCGATACAGTATATTCAACTATGGTGACGGTATTGCTAAAATCTTACTAGTATCCTACCAAACAGAGCACCATATATATAAGCAATTTGTTCCAATAAAACATTAGAGGCAACTATACCCACTAGCCTCAAATAGTCTGCATTGGCTACACGGGCTTACCACATCAGTACGGCAGTCCGTACGGACCAATCATTCAGCTAACCTTTCTAACAATGTCCTAACCAAACAGCTTATCTTATCAGGCGCTAAACAGACAATTCAAACCGCGCGCGCAACGGGCAGCAGCGGGCGGGAGGGTACCTGGAACAAGGTGGTGGCGTAGGTGATGTAGTTGCGCATCCTGCCCTGGGTGGTGATGCGGATCTCATTCTCCTTGATGGGCACCTCCTCCCTGGGCTTCTCCACCCTCTGGTACCGATCCATCCCTGTTCGCTCCTCTGCAAGGCCACAATCACAATGCGCACCACGACCACCCTCTCAGATCCAACGAAACACAGGAGCGCGCGGCGGCAACAGCAATggcgcgcgcgcgggcggcgaGAAGGCATTACCTGCGGTGCGCGGCGGCGTGGTCGGCTGGCTGGCTGGCGGCTTGTCGCGGCGTCGATGAGGTAACCGCCGGGTAGGGGAGGCAGTGAGGGCTTTTATACGGCCGCCTCCCGTTCGGGCGGGCGGGACCGGGTCGGActcgctcgcgcgtctagggtttTGCGGGGGGGAAGTTACGGGATTGCCCCTGAGCCCACGCTTCGGGGTTTTTGCGGGTCGATCTCCGGGGACGGTGCCGCGTGTACGGCTGGGATTCGTGGGTTCTTGGAGAAGGTCTGTGGGCCTTAATAGTTTGGTTTTGGCCCGATGGGCCTAATTAGCTGTTAAGTTTTCGGTCCAGCAAAATAGTAACGGTTCTTTTTTCTTTGGAATTTCTCAGGGAAAAAACTTTTTTTCACAAAATATTTTCTAGATTTGTTGTTAAGGATTTATGAAATGGTTTCTAGAAGGATTACAGGTTGAAGGAC encodes:
- the LOC124655273 gene encoding myosin heavy chain IB-like: MDRYQRVEKPREEVPIKENEIRITTQGRMRNYITYATTLFQDKGCDEVVFKAMGRAINKTVMIAELIKRRIVGLHQNTATESTDITDTWEPLEEGLLPLETTRHVSMITITLSKKELDTSSVGYQSPLPADKVKPFVEYDNEEDVHSPPGRGRGRGRGRGRGMGRGRGARGNGYVEYGDGGWEGEHAPAYAGNGYADHAPAYEGNGYARGRGRGFRGRGRRGGYGGQPDYQQEGGRGGYGGHRDYQQDGGYYDDAPAPPRGGGRGFRGRGRRGGYGGYGGQPDYQQDGGFYDEAPPAPAGGRGRGRGRGPARGRGRGGNTNGMVYAAASTA